In Silene latifolia isolate original U9 population chromosome X, ASM4854445v1, whole genome shotgun sequence, the following proteins share a genomic window:
- the LOC141622187 gene encoding putative metal-nicotianamine transporter YSL6 produces MSTEKEIQEPFLAETTAKITPLSHENIPEWKEQITIRGLVVSALLGFLFCIITHKLNLTVGIIPSLNVAAGLLGFFFLKSWTGLLSKLGFSAKPFTRQENTVIQTCVVACYGLAFSGGFGSSLLAMDSNTYNLIGADYPGNRAEDVKNPGLWWMMGFLFLVSFLGLFSLVPLRKVMVLEYKLTFPSGTATAMLINSFHTTTGAELAEKQVNCLGKYLSLSLFWSFFKWFFSGIGDSCGFDNFPTLGLTLFKNTFYFDFSPTYVGCGLICPHIVNCSVLFGAIISWGFLWPYISNYAGDWYPADLGNNDFKGLYGYKVFIAIALILGDGLYNLIKIISVTVKEICKSRTAQKLPIMQEFPGSEDSTLLLEQKKRDEVFLKDQIPTWFAGAGYAAFAAVSIAVIPMIFPPLKWYLVLCSYIIAPALAFCNSYGTGLTDWSLASTYGKIGLFIIASIVGTDGGVIAGLAACGVMMSIVSTAGDLMQDFKTGYLTYSSAKSMFVSQIIGTAMGCIIAPLTFWLYWTAFDIGSPDGPYKAPYAVIFREMAILGVEGFSELPKHCLALSCGFFVAAFLINLLRDVTPNKVSQFIPLPMAMAVPFYIGAYFAIDMFVGTVILFVWEKINRQDSEDYAGAVASGLICGDGIWTIPSAILSIFRVNPPICMYFGPAAVAH; encoded by the exons ATGAGTACAGAAAAGGAAATACAGGAACCATTTTTAGCTGAAACAACAGCAAAGATTACACCTTTATCACATGAAAACATCCCAGAATGGAAAGAACAAATAACTATAAGAGGATTAGTAGTTAGTGCATTATTAGGGTTCTTGTTTTGTATAATTACCCATAAACTTAATTTAACTGTTGGGATTATACCATCTTTGAATGTTGCAGCTGGGTTATTAGGGTTCTTTTTTCTTAAATCTTGGACTGGATTGCTTTCTAAATTGGGGTTTTCTGCTAAACCCTTTACTCGTCAGGAGAATACTGTTATTCAGACTTGTGTTGTTGCTTGTTATGGCCTTGCTTTTAGTG GTGGCTTTGGTTCATCTTTGCTTGCAATGGATAGCAATACATACAATCTTATTGGTGCCGATTATCCTGGTAATCGAGCTGAAGATGTGAAAAATCCTGGCTTATGGTGGATGATGGGTTTCTTGTTTCTTGTCAGTTTCCTTGGTCTTTTTAGTCTCGTTCCACTCCGAAAG GTTATGGTGTTGGAGTATAAGCTTACTTTCCCCAGTGGCACAGCCACAGCTATGCTGATTAACAGCTTTCACACTACTACTGGAGCTGAGCTTGCAGA GAAACAAGTGAATTGCCTTGGGAAGTATCTGAGCTTGAGTCTATTTTGGAGTTTCTTTAAGTGGTTTTTCAGTGGAATTGGTGATTCGTGTGGATTTGATAATTTTCCCACCCTTGGCTTGACGTTATTCaaaaatac CTTTTACTTTGATTTTAGTCCAACTTATGTCGGCTGTGGGCTTATCTGTCCTCACATAGTTAATTGCTCAGTCTTGTTTGGCGCAATCATTTCGTGGGGTTTCCTCTGGCCTTACATCTCCAATTATGCTGGAGATTGGTATCCTGCTGATCTTGGGAACAATGATTTCAAAGGTCTTTATGGCTATAAG GTCTTCATAGCCATTGCCCTCATCCTTGGCGATGGTCTGTATAATTTGATCAAGATAATATCAGTAACTGTGAAGGAAATATGCAAAAGTAGAACTGCCCAGAAGCTTCCTATCATGCAAGAGTTTCCTG GTTCCGAGGATTCCACATTGCTTCTTGAGCAAAAGAAAAGGGATGAAGTATTCTTGAAAGACCAGATACCTACATGGTTTGCAGGTGCAGGTTATGCTGCCTTCGCCGCAGTATCCATAGCGGTAATACCGATGATATTCCCTCCGCTCAAGTGGTATCTTGTTCTATGCTCATACATAATTGCACCCGCTCTTGCTTTTTGTAACTCTTATGGAACCGGGCTAACCGATTGGAGTCTGGCTTCAACATATGGCAAAATCGGCCTTTTTATAATCGCTTCTATTGTCGGTACTGATGGCGGAGTTATAGCTGGTTTAGCAGCTTGTGGGGTAATGATGTCAATTGTTTCCACAGCCGGTGATCTCATGCAAGATTTTAAGACGGGTTACCTCACCTATTCTTCGGCTAAGTCTATGTTTGTGAGCCAAATAATCGGAACTGCCATGGGTTGCATCATCGCCCCTCTTACATTTTGGTTATATTGGACAGCATTCGATATCGGGTCACCAGATGGTCCATATAAAGCTCCTTATGCGGTTATCTTCCGAGAAATGGCGATTCTAGGGGTTGAGGGATTCTCAGAATTGCCCAAGCACTGCCTCGCCCTTTCTTGTGGGTTCTTTGTGGCTGCATTTCTCATCAACTTACTGAGAGATGTTACCCCAAATAAAGTATCACAGTTCATCCCTCTTCCTATGGCAATGGCAGTCCCATTCTACATCGGGGCCTACTTTGCTATCGATATGTTTGTGGGGACTGTCATCTTATTCGTGTGGGAAAAGATAAACCGTCAAGATTCCGAGGATTATGCAGGAGCCGTTGCTTCAGGCCTGATATGTGGGGATGGCATCTGGACAATACCATCAGCCATTCTGTCTATTTTCAGGGTGAACCCTCCAATCTGCATGTACTTTGGGCCGGCTGCTGTTGCCCATTGA